One genomic segment of Paraburkholderia aromaticivorans includes these proteins:
- a CDS encoding dihydrodipicolinate synthase family protein encodes MTPDSHSSPSGIWPVLYAYFDAHNQLDREAMRTQIDATITAGARSIVILGLATEVNRLSLDEKHRLIDWASEDIAARVPLVVTITGDTVNAQVAMADYAVERGASWLILQPPSMRDQPESFYFDFFAAVMQRTRVPVGIQNAPEYLGVGLSAESIVALASRCPDFRLLKGEGPATTIQRTVERLRALGHTLPVFNGRGGQELVDNLRAGCAGLIVAPDTFDWQVAMQQAFADGLEQDAEALYAQALPAIVFVMQSLDALTCYGKRIAAWRMGFDVQHDRGVAPTAFGLECARRFATRLGAFRSHAGSNDA; translated from the coding sequence ATGACACCCGACTCTCATTCTTCGCCGAGCGGCATCTGGCCTGTTCTGTACGCCTACTTCGACGCCCACAACCAGTTGGATCGCGAAGCCATGCGGACGCAGATCGACGCGACGATCACGGCGGGCGCCCGGAGCATCGTCATACTCGGTCTCGCGACCGAAGTGAACCGGCTATCGCTTGATGAGAAACATCGACTGATCGACTGGGCAAGCGAAGACATCGCCGCACGTGTCCCGCTCGTCGTCACCATCACGGGCGATACCGTGAACGCGCAAGTCGCAATGGCCGACTACGCCGTCGAGCGCGGCGCTTCGTGGCTGATCCTTCAGCCGCCGTCGATGCGGGACCAGCCGGAATCGTTCTACTTCGACTTCTTTGCAGCGGTGATGCAGCGCACGCGCGTCCCGGTCGGCATACAGAACGCGCCGGAATATCTCGGCGTCGGCTTGTCGGCTGAATCGATCGTGGCGCTGGCGAGTCGGTGTCCAGATTTTCGCCTGCTCAAAGGCGAAGGACCCGCGACCACGATTCAGCGCACGGTCGAGCGGCTGCGCGCGCTTGGCCATACGTTGCCGGTTTTCAATGGCAGGGGCGGACAGGAACTCGTCGACAATCTGCGCGCCGGCTGTGCCGGACTGATCGTCGCGCCGGACACATTCGACTGGCAGGTCGCAATGCAACAAGCGTTCGCTGACGGACTCGAACAGGATGCCGAAGCACTTTATGCCCAGGCCCTGCCGGCTATCGTCTTTGTGATGCAGTCGCTCGACGCGCTTACCTGCTATGGCAAGCGGATCGCCGCGTGGCGCATGGGCTTCGACGTGCAGCACGATCGCGGCGTCGCACCGACCGCGTTCGGGCTGGAATGCGCACGACGCTTTGCAACGCGGTTGGGTGCTTTCCGGTCCCACGCCGGCTCCAACGACGCCTGA
- a CDS encoding transporter substrate-binding domain-containing protein has product MATSLAMSCAASAKDWSTIRIGIDPTYPPFESLAKDGSVVGFDVDLGNALCAKLKAKCVWVQTSFDGLIPGLQARKFDVILSSMAATAKRREQIDFTHRLYRNQTRLIGSQKAGLQPEAAKLAGKKIAVEQGTVQETYAREKWAPAGAQVVSYQNYDQAYADLGTGRVDGVLMDAVQGQQGFLDTPSGAGFAFAGGTVYDPIIMGDGDAAGVRKSDPELRDALNGAIAEILRDGTYKKVEAKYFSFDMYGK; this is encoded by the coding sequence ATGGCGACCTCGCTGGCGATGTCATGCGCGGCGTCCGCGAAAGACTGGTCGACGATTCGCATCGGCATCGACCCGACCTATCCGCCATTCGAATCGCTGGCGAAAGATGGCTCGGTGGTCGGCTTCGACGTCGATTTGGGCAACGCATTGTGCGCGAAGCTAAAAGCGAAATGCGTGTGGGTGCAGACCAGTTTCGACGGTTTGATTCCGGGCCTGCAGGCCCGCAAGTTCGACGTGATTCTGTCGTCGATGGCGGCGACCGCGAAGCGCCGCGAGCAGATCGATTTCACCCACCGTCTCTATCGCAACCAGACACGTCTGATCGGCAGCCAGAAAGCGGGCTTGCAGCCGGAAGCCGCGAAACTGGCCGGCAAGAAGATCGCGGTCGAGCAAGGCACGGTGCAGGAAACCTACGCCCGCGAAAAATGGGCGCCGGCCGGCGCGCAGGTGGTGTCGTACCAGAACTATGATCAGGCGTACGCGGACCTCGGCACGGGGCGGGTGGACGGCGTGCTCATGGATGCGGTGCAGGGCCAGCAGGGCTTTCTGGACACGCCCAGCGGCGCGGGCTTCGCGTTTGCCGGCGGCACGGTGTACGACCCGATCATCATGGGCGACGGCGACGCCGCTGGCGTGCGAAAAAGCGATCCGGAACTGCGCGACGCGTTGAACGGCGCGATTGCGGAGATTCTGCGCGACGGTACGTACAAGAAGGTGGAAGCGAAGTATTTCAGCTTCGATATGTACGGGAAATGA
- a CDS encoding NAD(P)/FAD-dependent oxidoreductase, with protein sequence MSELQCDLLIVGAGPAGMAAAIEARARGLTVIVADEGKQAGGQIYRQAAHSPLAHADQVLGADYAAGRPLIARFMASGAQYFAQTLVWQIEPGAPLSAMLTCRGEAGGTLRVRAQALLLATGAQERAWPVRGWTLPGVMGVGAAQTMLKAGGLVPGANTVLAGSGPLLWLYASQLLQAGRTLRAIVDTTPRGALRGALRHLPRAWRAGEYLFKGLRMMRAVRRSGIELYRAARDVEVLGEAQPHLPAKARAIRFRAGGHQYEIPADLILLHQGVVPGGNAARSIGCAHRWDDAQACWQPQVDSWGRSSVARVWIAGDGAGIGGAKAAEHAGELAALDIAADLGHIDPPTRASASRAARAELDHHLTIRPFLDALYTPPPSLRRPAEDVVVCRCEEVSAGEIRRLARLDCAGPNQLKAFSRCGMGPCQGRWCGTTVGELLAEVQGRQPREVGYYRIRAPIKPVTIDELATVLPTDRDFVRGEFPS encoded by the coding sequence ATGAGCGAACTGCAATGCGATCTGCTGATCGTCGGTGCCGGTCCGGCCGGCATGGCGGCCGCAATCGAAGCGCGCGCACGCGGCTTGACGGTGATCGTCGCCGATGAGGGCAAGCAGGCCGGCGGCCAGATTTATCGACAGGCGGCTCACTCGCCGCTCGCCCATGCAGACCAGGTACTCGGCGCGGACTATGCGGCGGGCCGCCCGTTGATCGCGCGCTTCATGGCGAGCGGCGCGCAGTATTTCGCGCAAACGCTGGTGTGGCAAATCGAGCCGGGTGCGCCGCTGTCGGCCATGCTCACCTGTCGGGGCGAAGCGGGCGGCACGCTGCGCGTGCGCGCGCAGGCATTGTTGCTGGCGACCGGCGCCCAGGAGCGTGCGTGGCCGGTTCGCGGGTGGACGCTGCCTGGCGTAATGGGTGTCGGCGCCGCGCAAACCATGCTGAAAGCCGGCGGTCTCGTGCCCGGCGCGAACACGGTGCTGGCGGGCAGCGGACCGTTGCTGTGGCTCTATGCGAGCCAGTTATTACAGGCAGGCCGCACACTGCGCGCGATTGTCGACACGACGCCGCGCGGCGCGCTGCGCGGCGCGTTGCGCCACTTGCCGCGGGCATGGCGAGCCGGCGAGTATCTGTTCAAAGGCCTGCGCATGATGCGCGCCGTGCGGCGCAGCGGCATTGAACTCTATCGCGCGGCCCGCGATGTCGAGGTGCTCGGCGAAGCGCAACCGCATTTACCCGCAAAGGCGCGGGCCATCCGGTTTCGCGCGGGCGGCCACCAGTATGAAATTCCGGCGGACCTGATTCTGCTACATCAGGGCGTCGTGCCGGGCGGCAATGCGGCACGCTCGATCGGTTGCGCGCATCGCTGGGACGACGCGCAGGCGTGCTGGCAGCCGCAAGTGGATAGCTGGGGGCGCAGCAGCGTGGCGCGCGTCTGGATTGCCGGCGACGGCGCGGGCATAGGTGGTGCAAAAGCCGCAGAGCACGCAGGCGAACTCGCGGCCCTCGATATCGCGGCCGACCTCGGCCATATCGATCCGCCGACCCGCGCGAGCGCGAGCCGCGCGGCCCGTGCCGAGCTGGATCACCACCTGACGATCCGTCCGTTTCTGGACGCGCTTTACACGCCCCCGCCGTCATTGCGCCGCCCCGCCGAGGATGTCGTCGTGTGCCGGTGCGAGGAAGTCAGTGCGGGCGAGATTCGCCGGCTGGCCCGACTCGATTGCGCCGGTCCGAATCAGTTGAAAGCGTTTTCGCGCTGCGGCATGGGCCCGTGCCAGGGGCGCTGGTGTGGCACCACGGTCGGCGAACTGCTCGCCGAAGTGCAGGGCCGGCAGCCGCGCGAGGTGGGTTACTACCGCATTCGCGCGCCGATCAAGCCGGTGACGATCGACGAACTCGCCACCGTGCTGCCTACCGACCGCGATTTCGTGCGCGGCGAGTTTCCGAGTTGA
- a CDS encoding (2Fe-2S)-binding protein: MFELLPLSTAATVSIDLDGHTSRVPAHFSVAEALLASGRNTCRASQVSGEPRGPFCMMGVCFECLVDIDGVPNQQACMTPVRPGMQVRNMRGKARLA; this comes from the coding sequence ATGTTTGAACTGTTGCCACTTTCCACGGCCGCCACGGTGTCGATCGACCTCGACGGCCATACGAGCCGGGTGCCCGCACACTTCAGCGTGGCCGAAGCGTTGCTCGCCAGCGGTCGCAACACGTGCCGCGCCTCGCAGGTGAGCGGCGAGCCGCGCGGCCCGTTCTGCATGATGGGCGTGTGCTTCGAGTGTCTGGTCGACATCGACGGCGTGCCGAACCAGCAGGCCTGCATGACGCCCGTTCGTCCCGGCATGCAGGTGCGCAACATGCGCGGCAAAGCGAGGCTCGCATGA
- a CDS encoding NAD(P)/FAD-dependent oxidoreductase: protein MAIAYGLVRTGARVAVCDGDDNAFRAARGNFGLVWVQGKGARCLPYAQWSLGSSERWSSFAAQLTRETGTDPGFDRPGGIELCETAAELEAGHKLLESLHQREAGLGYQVLDNAALRRRVPAASAQLAGALYSRNDGHANPLFTLSALHQAFQLRGGAYLPRHEVTEVRPFAGRFDVVTPGGTFEAGRVVLAAGLGNARLGPMVGLRAPIAPLRGQIMVTEKLAPFLDYPTLVVRQTREGSVMLGDSAENVGLDDGTTRNVMADIARRARTAFPMLAHARIVRAWGALRIMTPDGLPVYEESAAQPGAFLAICHSGVTLAAAHADTIAPWIAGGARPAVIDPFVTARFNASTEVGYV from the coding sequence ATGGCGATCGCCTACGGGCTGGTGCGCACGGGCGCGCGCGTCGCGGTATGCGATGGCGACGACAACGCGTTTCGCGCGGCGCGCGGCAATTTCGGCCTCGTCTGGGTGCAGGGCAAGGGCGCGCGCTGCCTGCCTTACGCGCAATGGTCGCTCGGATCGTCGGAACGATGGAGCTCGTTCGCCGCGCAATTGACGCGCGAAACCGGTACGGATCCCGGTTTCGATCGGCCCGGCGGAATCGAGTTGTGCGAAACGGCCGCCGAACTCGAAGCGGGGCACAAGTTGCTCGAATCGCTGCATCAGCGCGAAGCCGGGCTCGGCTACCAGGTGCTGGACAACGCAGCGCTGCGTCGGCGCGTGCCGGCGGCGTCCGCGCAACTGGCGGGCGCGCTGTATTCGCGCAACGACGGTCACGCCAATCCGCTTTTCACGCTGAGCGCGCTTCATCAGGCGTTCCAGTTGCGCGGCGGCGCTTATCTGCCACGTCATGAGGTTACCGAAGTGCGTCCGTTCGCGGGGCGCTTCGATGTCGTCACGCCGGGCGGCACATTCGAGGCCGGCCGTGTCGTGCTCGCCGCGGGTCTCGGCAACGCGCGGCTCGGCCCGATGGTCGGGTTGCGTGCGCCGATTGCGCCACTGCGCGGCCAGATCATGGTGACGGAAAAGCTCGCGCCGTTCCTCGACTATCCGACCCTCGTGGTTCGGCAAACCCGCGAGGGTTCGGTCATGCTCGGCGACTCCGCGGAAAACGTCGGCCTCGACGACGGCACCACCCGCAACGTGATGGCCGATATCGCCCGTCGCGCACGCACCGCGTTTCCGATGCTGGCTCACGCGCGCATCGTGCGGGCGTGGGGCGCGCTGCGCATCATGACGCCCGACGGTCTGCCGGTCTACGAGGAGTCGGCGGCGCAGCCGGGCGCTTTCCTCGCCATTTGCCATAGCGGCGTCACCCTCGCGGCCGCGCACGCGGACACGATCGCGCCATGGATCGCGGGCGGCGCGCGTCCGGCTGTGATCGATCCGTTCGTGACCGCGCGCTTCAATGCATCGACAGAGGTCGGATATGTTTGA
- a CDS encoding LysR substrate-binding domain-containing protein — protein sequence MASSDLKIRQVEAFRALMQRHTVTRAAQALHISQPAVSRLLADFESGVGFPLFERQQGRLLPTAEARVLYEEVERAFVGMDRIALAAQQIRAMRRGSLTIAGSPAVALELLPQVVARFIADRPGVDVTLLTHSAQTVVELVASQRCDIGFVAEATPHQGVRLERLSEAPMRCIVPFGHRLEKKRLVRPADLRDEAFVSYPRSFDARSAIDRVFVEHGVSRQLAVEAQLSRTIVSLVANGAGVALIDPVTAAYAGEHVAVKAFEPELRDQIYLASAAAQQTSTLATEFVVLAREALGQLVA from the coding sequence ATGGCTTCATCGGACCTTAAAATTCGCCAGGTCGAGGCGTTCCGCGCGCTGATGCAACGGCACACCGTGACGCGCGCCGCCCAGGCGCTGCACATCTCCCAGCCCGCCGTGAGCCGTTTGCTGGCCGACTTCGAGTCGGGCGTCGGCTTCCCGCTGTTCGAGCGGCAGCAGGGTCGGCTGCTGCCCACTGCGGAGGCGCGCGTGCTGTATGAAGAGGTGGAACGCGCGTTCGTCGGCATGGATCGCATTGCGCTTGCGGCCCAACAGATCCGCGCGATGAGGCGAGGTTCGCTGACCATTGCGGGGTCGCCCGCCGTGGCGCTCGAACTGTTACCGCAAGTGGTGGCCCGTTTTATCGCCGATCGTCCCGGCGTCGACGTCACGCTGCTCACGCATAGCGCGCAAACGGTGGTCGAACTGGTGGCGTCGCAGCGCTGCGATATCGGTTTCGTCGCCGAGGCGACTCCGCATCAAGGCGTGCGGCTGGAACGCCTGAGCGAAGCGCCGATGCGTTGCATCGTGCCGTTCGGACACCGGCTCGAGAAGAAACGCCTGGTGCGTCCCGCGGACTTGCGCGACGAGGCGTTCGTTTCGTATCCCCGTTCATTCGATGCGCGCAGCGCTATCGATCGCGTGTTCGTCGAGCACGGAGTGTCGAGGCAATTGGCCGTCGAGGCGCAACTATCGCGGACGATTGTCTCGCTGGTGGCCAATGGCGCCGGCGTGGCGCTGATTGATCCTGTCACCGCCGCGTATGCCGGCGAGCATGTCGCGGTCAAGGCGTTCGAGCCCGAGCTACGTGATCAGATCTATCTGGCGAGTGCGGCAGCACAACAGACTTCGACGCTTGCGACGGAGTTCGTTGTGCTGGCTCGTGAGGCGTTGGGACAACTTGTTGCGTGA
- a CDS encoding ABC-F family ATP-binding cassette domain-containing protein: MISVRNVTLRRGVNIVLDHASVTFTPGEKIGLVGRNGAGKSSFFGLLNGTLHEDGGEFSIPAAWKMGQVAQEMPETEQSATDFVIDGDTVLLAAQAEVAAAEASDDGMRMAHAYMALHDAGAHDAPARAQALILGLGFSAAQLSQPVNSFSGGWRMRLQLARALMCPSDLLLLDEPTNHLDLDALVWLEAWLKRYQGTLVVISHDREFLDAVTQVTVHVDNAKLVRYGGNYSKFEEMRAEQLVLQQAAMARQADKIAHLQKFIDRFKAKASKAKQAQSRVKALERMEKIAPVLADAEFTFEFKEPLNVPNPLLSMLDASFGYAAPAGAPPGTPPTVIVRGINRSVLAGQRIGILGANGQGKSTLVKTVAHELAPIAGEISEGKGLNIGYFAQQELDVLRPLDTPMEHMIRLAKDTPAHMRAPGQSGTEQSLRTFLGTFNFSGDMVHQAVSTMSGGEKARLVLCMIVWQRPNLLLLDEPTNHLDLATREALGMALNEFEGTVMLVSHDRSLLRAVCDEFWLVTKGGVEPFDGDLDDYQQFLRDEARRMRELAAGEQKVVA; encoded by the coding sequence ATGATTTCCGTCCGTAATGTCACGCTGCGCCGTGGCGTCAATATCGTTCTCGACCATGCGTCCGTCACCTTCACCCCCGGCGAAAAGATTGGCCTTGTCGGCCGCAACGGCGCCGGCAAGTCATCCTTCTTCGGCCTGCTGAACGGCACGCTGCACGAAGACGGCGGCGAATTCTCGATTCCCGCTGCATGGAAGATGGGCCAGGTCGCGCAGGAGATGCCGGAGACCGAGCAAAGCGCGACCGACTTCGTAATCGACGGCGATACCGTACTGCTGGCCGCGCAGGCCGAAGTAGCCGCCGCCGAGGCCAGCGACGATGGCATGCGCATGGCGCACGCCTACATGGCCCTGCACGACGCCGGTGCGCACGATGCCCCCGCGCGTGCCCAAGCGCTGATCCTGGGCCTTGGCTTCAGTGCTGCGCAGCTTAGTCAGCCGGTCAACAGCTTCTCCGGCGGCTGGCGCATGCGACTGCAATTGGCGCGCGCGCTCATGTGCCCGTCCGACTTGCTGTTGCTCGACGAGCCGACCAATCACCTCGACCTCGACGCGCTGGTCTGGCTGGAAGCGTGGCTCAAGCGCTATCAAGGAACCCTGGTAGTGATCAGCCACGATCGCGAATTCCTCGACGCGGTGACGCAGGTGACGGTGCACGTCGACAACGCCAAGCTCGTGCGTTATGGCGGCAACTACAGCAAGTTCGAAGAGATGCGCGCCGAGCAACTGGTGTTGCAGCAGGCCGCGATGGCGAGGCAGGCGGACAAGATCGCCCACTTGCAGAAATTCATCGACCGTTTCAAGGCCAAGGCCTCGAAGGCGAAGCAGGCGCAGAGCCGGGTCAAGGCGCTCGAACGCATGGAGAAGATCGCACCGGTGCTCGCCGACGCGGAATTCACCTTCGAGTTCAAGGAGCCGCTCAACGTCCCGAACCCGCTGTTGTCGATGCTTGACGCGAGCTTCGGCTACGCGGCGCCGGCCGGCGCGCCGCCGGGCACGCCGCCGACGGTCATCGTGCGGGGCATCAACCGATCCGTGCTGGCCGGGCAGCGCATCGGCATTCTCGGTGCCAACGGCCAAGGCAAGTCCACGCTGGTGAAGACGGTGGCGCACGAGCTGGCGCCGATCGCCGGTGAAATCAGCGAAGGCAAAGGCCTGAACATCGGCTACTTCGCACAGCAGGAACTCGACGTGCTGCGTCCTCTCGACACGCCGATGGAACACATGATCCGCCTTGCCAAGGACACGCCGGCGCACATGCGTGCCCCAGGCCAGAGTGGCACCGAACAATCGCTTCGCACCTTTCTCGGCACCTTCAACTTCAGTGGCGACATGGTCCACCAGGCGGTCAGCACGATGAGCGGCGGCGAAAAGGCGCGGCTCGTGTTGTGCATGATCGTGTGGCAGCGCCCCAACCTGCTGCTGCTCGACGAGCCTACCAACCACCTCGACCTGGCCACACGCGAAGCGCTGGGCATGGCACTGAACGAATTCGAAGGCACCGTGATGCTGGTCAGTCACGACCGGTCCCTGTTGCGCGCGGTATGTGACGAGTTCTGGCTCGTCACCAAAGGTGGCGTCGAACCCTTCGACGGCGATCTGGACGATTACCAGCAGTTCCTGCGCGACGAAGCCCGTCGCATGCGCGAGCTGGCTGCGGGAGAGCAGAAGGTCGTCGCCTGA
- a CDS encoding YciI family protein, whose translation MRVMVIVKATPESEAGQMPSMELIAAMGKYNEELVKAGIMQGGDGLKPSSAGARVRFSGKDRTVVDGPFAEVKELIAGYWLWQVQSMEEAIEWVKRCPNPMVSDSEIEIRPFFEPADFGEAFTPELQEEEKRLRQQIDGQIR comes from the coding sequence ATGCGTGTCATGGTCATCGTCAAGGCAACCCCCGAATCCGAAGCCGGGCAAATGCCAAGCATGGAACTCATCGCAGCGATGGGCAAATATAACGAGGAACTGGTGAAGGCCGGGATCATGCAAGGCGGCGACGGGCTGAAACCGAGTTCGGCAGGCGCGCGCGTGAGGTTCTCAGGTAAGGACCGAACCGTCGTTGACGGTCCATTCGCCGAAGTCAAGGAATTGATCGCCGGATACTGGCTCTGGCAAGTTCAATCGATGGAGGAAGCGATCGAATGGGTAAAGCGCTGCCCGAATCCGATGGTAAGTGATTCAGAGATCGAGATTCGGCCTTTCTTTGAACCTGCGGACTTTGGCGAGGCCTTTACACCTGAGCTTCAAGAGGAGGAAAAGCGTCTGCGGCAGCAGATCGACGGGCAGATACGCTGA
- a CDS encoding LysE family translocator — protein MSYLSLSALPAGILFALVTTITPGPNNTMLLASGVNFGFRRTLPHLSGISAGVVLLMLSVGIGLGEAFVHFPVLYTVLEIASVAYLLYLAWKIGTSGELKVKKGERRPMKFYEAIAFQWVNPKAWMMVLTAATTIHLSESYSMNAIAMAVIFYVIGFPCICLWAGFGTAMRQVLSDPKRLRIFNVAMALLLVLSLYPIALKLLGQGA, from the coding sequence ATGTCTTATCTCAGTCTCAGCGCGCTGCCCGCCGGCATCCTGTTCGCGCTCGTCACCACGATCACGCCCGGTCCGAACAACACGATGTTGCTGGCCTCCGGGGTCAACTTCGGATTTCGCCGCACGCTGCCGCATCTGTCCGGCATCAGCGCCGGTGTCGTGCTGTTGATGCTGTCGGTAGGCATCGGTCTGGGCGAAGCCTTCGTCCATTTCCCCGTACTGTACACCGTGCTCGAAATCGCGAGCGTCGCGTATCTGCTTTATCTCGCGTGGAAGATCGGCACGTCGGGTGAGTTGAAGGTGAAGAAAGGTGAGCGCCGGCCCATGAAGTTCTATGAAGCCATCGCCTTCCAATGGGTCAATCCGAAGGCGTGGATGATGGTGCTGACCGCCGCCACCACGATTCACCTGAGCGAGAGCTACAGCATGAACGCCATCGCCATGGCGGTGATCTTTTACGTGATCGGCTTTCCCTGCATCTGCCTGTGGGCAGGTTTCGGCACCGCCATGCGGCAGGTGTTGTCGGACCCGAAGCGGCTGCGCATTTTCAATGTGGCGATGGCGCTGCTGCTGGTGCTGTCGCTGTATCCGATCGCGCTGAAGCTGCTCGGGCAGGGTGCCTGA
- a CDS encoding PLP-dependent aminotransferase family protein has protein sequence MIELELERDRRAAPTLVEQVVQGFTRAIEAQSLRAGALLPSVRQLAQSHDLSTFTVTEAYNRLVSMGLVVARRGSGYRVAARSQSARVAATDWQPPSLTATWLLSDVFADHSVPIKAGGGWLPNEWINETGLQHALRAVSRVPAARLGDYGHPYGFAPLRERIAEQLDRRGLPVDVSNVLLTQGATQALDLIVRTLLRAGDAVIVEDPGYCNLLQILKLAGLVVHGVPRTPAGVDTDVLEALVARHKPKAIFVNTTLQNPTGATFGMSAAFRLLQIAERQRMWVIEDDVSRELAPSGAPLFAAMEGLQRVLYVGGFSKTVTPGLRCGYVVAERAVLRELARTKMAVGLTSSEAIERIVDKVLLEGRYARHVEAVNERLKLAHATVEERLDSLGLELFHRPRAGLFLWARLPIEAERAGEVATAALSHGIWLAPGSYFRPDDAPSAWFRFNAPYSTDDALWRFIERVGQGTL, from the coding sequence ATGATCGAATTAGAACTCGAGCGCGACCGGCGCGCTGCTCCCACGCTCGTCGAGCAGGTGGTGCAAGGCTTCACGCGCGCCATCGAGGCGCAGTCGCTGCGCGCGGGCGCGCTGCTGCCGTCGGTGCGGCAACTGGCGCAAAGCCACGACCTGAGCACCTTCACGGTCACGGAGGCGTACAACCGGCTGGTGTCGATGGGGCTAGTGGTCGCGCGGCGCGGTTCCGGCTATCGCGTGGCGGCGCGCTCGCAGTCCGCGCGAGTCGCCGCCACCGACTGGCAGCCGCCGAGCCTCACCGCCACCTGGCTGTTGTCCGACGTGTTTGCCGACCATTCGGTGCCGATCAAGGCGGGCGGCGGCTGGCTGCCGAACGAGTGGATCAACGAGACCGGTTTGCAGCATGCGCTGCGCGCCGTGAGCCGGGTGCCGGCGGCGCGCCTCGGCGATTACGGCCATCCGTACGGATTCGCGCCGTTGCGTGAGCGGATCGCCGAGCAACTCGACCGGCGCGGTCTGCCCGTGGACGTCTCCAATGTCCTGCTCACGCAAGGCGCGACTCAGGCGCTGGATCTGATCGTGCGTACCTTGCTGCGCGCGGGCGATGCCGTGATCGTCGAAGATCCCGGCTATTGCAATCTGCTGCAGATTCTCAAGCTGGCGGGACTCGTCGTGCATGGCGTACCGCGCACGCCGGCGGGCGTGGATACCGACGTGCTCGAAGCGCTGGTCGCGCGGCACAAGCCGAAGGCGATCTTCGTCAACACCACGCTGCAGAATCCGACCGGCGCGACCTTCGGCATGTCGGCGGCGTTCCGGCTGCTGCAGATTGCCGAGCGGCAGCGCATGTGGGTGATCGAAGACGATGTGAGCCGCGAGCTCGCGCCGTCCGGCGCGCCGCTGTTCGCGGCCATGGAAGGTTTGCAGCGCGTGCTTTACGTGGGCGGCTTTTCGAAGACGGTGACGCCGGGGTTGCGCTGCGGCTATGTGGTCGCCGAGCGCGCCGTGCTGCGCGAACTGGCGCGCACGAAGATGGCGGTGGGGTTGACGTCGTCGGAGGCGATCGAGCGGATCGTCGACAAGGTGTTGCTGGAGGGGCGCTACGCGCGTCACGTGGAAGCGGTCAACGAGCGTCTCAAGCTGGCGCACGCAACCGTTGAAGAGCGGCTCGATTCGCTCGGTCTCGAACTGTTTCACCGGCCGCGCGCCGGGCTGTTCCTGTGGGCGCGTTTGCCGATCGAAGCCGAGCGGGCCGGCGAAGTGGCGACGGCCGCGCTTTCCCACGGCATCTGGCTCGCGCCGGGCTCCTACTTTCGTCCCGACGATGCCCCGAGCGCCTGGTTCCGCTTCAACGCGCCGTACTCGACCGACGACGCGTTGTGGCGGTTCATCGAGCGCGTCGGGCAGGGCACGCTCTAG